The Corylus avellana chromosome ca8, CavTom2PMs-1.0 genome has a segment encoding these proteins:
- the LOC132190726 gene encoding UPF0481 protein At3g47200-like translates to MGEEFQSLPPLSSKCVIYKVPKRLRHVKEKAYTPKVVSIGPLHHGSEDLKSMEEHKMRYLGDFIRRTGETSEFFIDVVRKNEAKLRECYAETVDFTSEKFVKIILVDAAFILEVLLKSSNDKLQEENDRIFNKPWLIQDVWTDMLLLENQLPFFIIELLFNSYKREALPINSYGTPLTINNLTQVFFKSRMESPGIEERWEEISNGDVKIEHFVHLLRHVQLQPVELHSERKLETLTTPSIRQLDQAGVKFEVGPSRNPFDIEFDKAKGILKIPKLILSDETEFTIRNSLAFEQCHYEENYLNDYVIIMSRLVRSFKDINLLVDQRIVENRLNNNHEGSDLLNKLADGAILDQDKFYFAALSDQLNKYYNGSWHKWKANLKQKYFRTPWAIISVIAAIFLFILTIIQTVYSALQEQNGAVLLQKGFTYPKQNGTVLLKLLGKGGTSLVFRLLGRISLTGKIQTSANPQVHSSIGGTLVFCGTTGPVCEGDDRHDWLDDRSCA, encoded by the exons ATGGGAGAGGAGTTCCAAAGCTTGCCTCCCTTATCCTCTAAATGCGTTATCTATAAAGTTCCTAAGCGGCTACGACATGTCAAGGAAAAAGCCTACACACCTAAGGTTGTCTCCATTGGCCCGCTTCATCATGGTAGTGAAGACTTAAAATCCATGGAAGAACATAAAATGAGGTACCTGGGAGATTTCATTCGACGAACCGGGGAAACCTCGGAGTTCTTTATTGACGTTGTAAGAAAGAACGAGGCAAAACTTCGTGAATGTTATGCAGAAACCGTTGATTTTACAAgtgaaaaatttgtcaaaatcaTTCTGGTTGATGCTGCCTTCATCCTTGAGGTCTTACTCAAGTCCTCCAACGACAAACTCCAAGAAGAAAACGACCGCATATTCAACAAACCCTGGTTGATACAGGATGTTTGGACCGACATGCTTTTGCTTGAAAATCAGCTTCCATTCTTCATTATTGAGCTTCTTTTCAATTCATACAAAAGAGAAGCCCTTCCAATCAATAGCTATGGGACGCCACTTACAATCAATAATCTTACACAAGTGTTCTTCAAAAGCCGAATGGAGTCACCTGGAATAGAAGAAAGATGGGAAGAAATCTCTAATGGTGATGTCAAAATCGAACATTTTGTTCATCTCCTACGACACGTGCAATTACAACCTGTTGAGTTGCATAGTGAAAGGAAACTTGAAACACTCACCACGCCCAGCATAAGACAGCTAGACCAGGCTGGAGTCAAGTTTGAGGTAGGGCCAAGCAGAAATCCATTTGACATAGAATTTGATAAAGCAAAAGGGATTCTGAAAATCCCAAAGCTTATTTTAAGTGATGAAACAGAATTCACAATCCGAAATTCACTAGCCTTTGAGCAATGCCATTACGAGGAGAACTATCTAAATGATTATGTTATCATTATGAGTCGCCTTGTTAGGAGTTTTAAGGATATAAACTTGCTGGTGGATCAGCGAATTGTTGAGAATAGGCTTAACAACAACCATGAAGGGTCAGATCTTCTTAACAAGCTTGCCGATGGGGCTATTTTGGATCAGGATAAGTTCTATTTTGCTGCTCTTTCTGATCAGCTGAACAAATACTACAACGGCTCCTGGCACAAGTGGAAGGCAAacttgaaacaaaaatatttcaGAACACCATGGGCCATCATTTCAGTTATTGCagctatttttttgtttatactCACTATCATACAAACGGTGTATTCTGCTCTTCAA gagcaAAATGGTGCCGTTTTGCTCCAAAAAGGGTTcacttaccctaagcaaaacggcaccgttttgCTTAAG CTGTTGGGCAAGGGGGGCACAAGCCTTGTGTTCAGGCTTTTGGGGCGGATTAGTTTGACGGGCAAGATCCAGACGAGTGCAAATCCACAAGTTCATTCTTCAATTGGTGGTACTTTGGT GTTTTGCGGGACGACGGGACCTGTGTGTGAGGGGGACGACCGGCACGATTGGCTGGATGACCGGAGCTGTGCATGA